Below is a window of Ornithodoros turicata isolate Travis chromosome 7, ASM3712646v1, whole genome shotgun sequence DNA.
tttcgcccggCCTCAATACAACcgggcagcgggttgcccaactatatcccgTGTCGTCACATTCGCACTGcgacggtggcgagtgcccgcACGTCGAAGCTCATGCGGGTTAATAGACAATGAACCCCGAAGACAAGCGACCGCGGTgaccctagcgtgatccaagcgactaaaaccACTAAATTTCTGGCAAGCATGctcgggtggcaactgtcacgtgacCTAGCGCGGGCAAAAGGCTAGCAATTTCCtagcgctcggccgttttgccaCATTTTGACCGAACGAATTCGCCTTAAACATTTTCTCGCCTTTCCTGTCTCCAGCAGATAGGAAAGCTATTgccaaaaagtatttaagatacgaAGTACACACTCCCAAAAGTATTCAAGATGGAGTAACAAGTAACAAGAGAAATAAGTCTGCAGGGAGGTGACTTCTCTTCATTCTCCCGCGCTCAATGGCATACGAAGACGACGGCGCACTGCTATCGCCATCACCAGCGCAGGTCATTATCCAATTCGATCCAAGCCAGAGGCGCTCCAACGTGGCGTCTGCTTTTCGTAGGCATCTGTCTGTTCTAAGTTGGATCTATTCGTTGCAGAGAACCAGAGATCAATCGTACAGATCAATTGTACAATGAAAAAATTATTAGAAGACGTACACGAGGGCCTTCAACTGCCTCATGAAAGCTGTTACGCCGCGCTCGTCAAGGGGAAATACACGTACTACCATTATGGTTGCGACGGCCAAAACGATCGAGTGAGTTGACAGAGACAGTGGTGCCAACGAACATGCTCAAATACAAAGTCTACATAGTGACACTTTCGCTGACTGCTACAATCAATGTAGAGATATAAAGGCGTGCATACAGACCACGTTGACGGAgcattaaaaagaaatgacaGGATTACATAACCATGTTGAAAGGCAGATGCGACATGCGCTGCCGGCAAATCAGCTGTATGTTGTGTTGGACATTGATCTTATTCTCGCAGAAAAAGCTATACTTTACACTATTCACAGTGCAATTCCAACTCACAGGGCTGGGGATGTGGATACCGGACTCTTCAGACAATGTGTTCTTGGATAGTAAACCAAAGGCAGCCTGAAGACCACACAGTAAGTACAACCTAGTTGCTTGTACTTATCTTAAACACTCAGCCGGTGTGTTGATGAAATGGTGCAAAGTTCAATATCACAATAAACAGCTTACAGCCTGCTCGTTATCCATAGAATTTAAAACCAATATCAACTGCATCGTAAAATGTATCGCAAAATAGGCACTGAATGAACTTCATGTCAACAGACGCTTAACAAATACTTTGTTACTGCCAACAGGACCACAGCGGAAGCAGCAGGATACCCAGCATCCCAGAGATACAGCAAGCGCTCGTGAAAATGGGAGACAAGCCACAACGATTTGTAGCCTCTAGAGACTGGATTGGAAGTGCAGAAGTGTTCATGTGCCTGGACCACTTTTATGAGGTATTCAAATTTAATAGATACTAATGCAAGAATCGAGTGCCACTCATGTACATATTTATCGTGGAAAAACATCTTTATGTATAGAGGTGAACCAGGAATCAACTACTGACAATTTTTAAGTCCCAGAATGTCTGATTTCATTATTTCGTTTGAGGAAATGTCGAGACAGCACGCACAAGACTTCAGTTGTACCCTATGTCACATACCATCTTTGTGGAAGTGTTCTGCTGTGCCTTACTCAACAATACTATTTTGTTTTCTATGACTTGTAGGAACAGCtgaaaacagtgttaaataATCCTTGAATGCTGACTGTCTAAAACTTAATTTTTTGAAATTTTGTACGACTATAGCAAAATGAGTGCAAGACACATCAGTCACAGTACCAACAACGTGCGAATAATTCACGTGTAATTCACAATTCACAGTAAGATGACTCCTTGGTGATTCAACATGATGTTACAAGCAATCTGCGTAACACAGGCACCTTATAACCTTTAAAATAGTGGCATTATGTACCATTTCTGGCAAGTAGCTTTGGCTTAGCTAGGACAAGCATCATAGCATAGATTAAACGAAGAATTTAAAGA
It encodes the following:
- the LOC135401741 gene encoding ufm1-specific protease 1-like, with translation MKKLLEDVHEGLQLPHESCYAALVKGKYTYYHYGCDGQNDRGWGCGYRTLQTMCSWIVNQRQPEDHTDHSGSSRIPSIPEIQQALVKMGDKPQRFVASRDWIGSAEVFMCLDHFYEVPSKVIHVYSGSELHQQRDRIVEHFNTIGSPIMMGGDNDASSKGVLGICSSIDRSYLLILDPHYSSPTCNSIDILQRDGWVSWQPIDSFMDSSFYNLCLPQYITR